The following are encoded together in the Cyanobacterium aponinum PCC 10605 genome:
- a CDS encoding RNA-guided endonuclease InsQ/TnpB family protein, with the protein MLKVVKVRLYPTNPQKESLAKAFGSCRWLWNHFHALTNETYKQTGKGLSRYDLQKQLPSLKKEYEWLTETYSQCLQVVCLNLSRSFINFFEKRASFPRFKSKHGKQSLSYPQNVKIKGDIIIFPKLGEIYAKIHRSIDGEIKTVTISKNKAEQYYASILFEDGKEQPLPNTEGKAIGLDMGIKDFCVTSDGSKFDNPRWLARHERNLKNKQKDLSRKQKGSNNRNKARIKVAKVHNKISRTREDFHHKLSRRIVNENQVVICENLNIKGMVKNHCLAKSIQQVGWGQFQTMLKYKCEQEGKIYLEIDRFFPSSKTCNHCLNIVDSLPLDIRQWECPRCKTKHDRDMNASCNIRDEGLRILSLGTSESASCPDVRPSKGGRKKATTRLSVGDEAHTINL; encoded by the coding sequence ATGCTAAAAGTAGTCAAAGTAAGATTATATCCTACAAATCCACAGAAAGAATCGTTAGCTAAGGCTTTTGGTTCTTGCCGTTGGTTGTGGAATCATTTTCATGCTTTGACTAATGAAACATACAAGCAAACAGGTAAAGGGTTATCTCGTTATGACTTGCAAAAGCAATTACCTTCTCTCAAGAAAGAATATGAATGGCTAACAGAAACATACTCCCAATGTTTACAAGTGGTTTGTCTCAATCTAAGTCGTTCTTTTATCAACTTTTTTGAGAAACGGGCTTCTTTTCCTAGATTCAAGTCTAAGCATGGTAAGCAGTCTCTTAGCTATCCTCAAAATGTCAAAATCAAAGGAGATATAATTATTTTTCCGAAGTTAGGAGAGATTTATGCTAAGATTCATCGTTCTATAGATGGTGAAATCAAGACTGTAACTATCTCTAAAAATAAAGCGGAGCAGTATTATGCGTCTATTTTATTTGAAGATGGAAAAGAACAACCATTACCAAACACTGAAGGTAAAGCAATCGGGTTGGATATGGGGATAAAAGATTTTTGTGTCACCAGTGATGGTTCTAAGTTTGATAACCCTAGATGGTTAGCTCGTCATGAACGCAACTTAAAAAATAAACAGAAAGATTTATCTCGTAAACAAAAAGGCTCAAATAACCGTAATAAAGCCCGAATCAAAGTAGCAAAGGTTCATAATAAAATATCTCGCACTCGTGAGGATTTTCACCATAAACTATCACGCAGGATAGTAAACGAAAACCAAGTTGTAATATGTGAGAATCTAAACATCAAAGGGATGGTAAAAAACCATTGTCTAGCTAAGTCAATACAACAGGTAGGTTGGGGACAATTTCAGACAATGCTCAAGTATAAATGTGAACAAGAAGGTAAGATTTATCTTGAAATAGATAGATTTTTTCCTAGTTCCAAAACTTGTAATCATTGTTTGAATATTGTAGATAGCTTACCTTTAGATATTAGACAGTGGGAATGTCCTAGATGTAAAACCAAACACGACAGGGATATGAACGCATCATGTAATATCAGGGATGAAGGACTGCGAATATTGTCGTTAGGAACTAGCGAGTCAGCATCTTGCCCAGATGTAAGACCTAGTAAGGGTGGACGTAAGAAAGCCACTACTAGGCTATCTGTTGGAGATGAAGCCCACACCATAAATCTTTGA
- a CDS encoding HhoA/HhoB/HtrA family serine endopeptidase, with protein sequence MVNKFIQRLTTGASLLLLGAGIGVGTNYLVNTPQLFAFTRDGENSLLKEDKVYNDDSTVSALPNNDNLNFVSQVVREVGPGVVRINASRKVATNVPPMFNDPFFRQFFGDRVPQIPDEQIQRGTGSGFIISEDGKILTNAHVVDGATEVTVNLKDGRVFEGKVLGSDPLTDLAVIQINAENLPVLEIGNSDDLVIGEWAIAIGNPLGLDNTVTTGIISATGRSSSEIGVGDKRLDFIQTDAAINPGNSGGPLLNANGEVIGINTAIIQNAQGLGFAIPINRAAQIAQTLIADGKVEHPYIGISMVSLNEQTKERLQEMNKPNLVDEEGVLIVNVMPNSPAAQAGLKSGDVIQGVEGEKIQDSTQVQKIVESRKVGSELTLNLRRDDQDLSVAVKLGILPTN encoded by the coding sequence ATGGTTAATAAATTTATTCAAAGATTAACAACAGGTGCATCTTTACTATTATTAGGTGCGGGTATAGGAGTGGGAACTAACTATTTAGTTAATACCCCTCAATTATTTGCCTTTACAAGAGATGGCGAGAATAGTCTTCTCAAAGAAGATAAAGTTTATAATGATGATTCTACCGTCAGTGCATTGCCCAATAATGACAACCTTAATTTCGTGTCTCAAGTTGTACGGGAAGTTGGTCCTGGAGTTGTCAGAATTAACGCTTCTCGTAAGGTTGCAACTAATGTTCCACCGATGTTTAATGATCCTTTTTTCCGTCAGTTTTTTGGCGATCGCGTCCCTCAAATTCCTGATGAGCAAATTCAAAGAGGTACAGGATCTGGTTTTATTATCAGTGAAGATGGTAAAATTTTGACTAATGCTCACGTAGTTGATGGAGCGACAGAAGTAACTGTTAATCTAAAAGATGGTCGAGTTTTTGAAGGTAAAGTGTTAGGATCTGATCCTCTTACTGATTTAGCCGTCATTCAAATTAACGCAGAAAATCTGCCCGTTTTAGAAATAGGTAATTCTGATGATTTGGTAATCGGAGAATGGGCGATCGCAATTGGGAATCCTTTGGGTTTGGATAATACTGTAACTACTGGTATTATTAGTGCTACGGGGCGATCGAGTTCTGAGATTGGCGTGGGAGATAAGCGTTTAGACTTTATTCAAACAGATGCGGCTATTAACCCCGGTAATTCAGGAGGTCCTCTTTTAAATGCAAACGGAGAAGTAATTGGCATCAACACCGCCATTATTCAAAATGCTCAGGGATTGGGATTTGCAATTCCTATCAATCGGGCGGCACAAATTGCCCAAACCTTAATTGCTGATGGTAAAGTAGAACATCCTTATATCGGTATTAGTATGGTTTCTCTCAATGAACAAACCAAAGAGCGATTACAGGAAATGAATAAACCGAATTTAGTTGATGAAGAAGGGGTTTTAATTGTTAATGTTATGCCCAACTCTCCTGCGGCTCAAGCAGGTTTAAAATCAGGGGATGTTATCCAAGGAGTAGAAGGAGAAAAAATTCAAGATTCTACTCAAGTACAAAAAATTGTGGAATCCAGAAAAGTTGGCTCAGAGTTAACTTTAAATTTACGTCGAGATGATCAAGATTTAAGCGTGGCTGTTAAACTGGGTATCTTACCAACTAACTAA